The following are encoded in a window of Pongo abelii isolate AG06213 chromosome 16, NHGRI_mPonAbe1-v2.0_pri, whole genome shotgun sequence genomic DNA:
- the HAUS2 gene encoding HAUS augmin-like complex subunit 2 isoform X2 — MNNHLEAVLKEKRSLRQRLLKPMCQENLPIEAVYHRYMVHLLELAVTFIERLETHLETIRNIPHLAANLKKMNQALAKMDILVTETEELAENILKWRKQQNEVSSCIPKILAEESYLYKHDIIMPPLPFTSKVHVQTINAK; from the exons ATGAATAATCATTTGGAAGCAGTGCTGAAAGAGAAGAGATCCCTTAGGCAAAGACTGTTGAAACCCATGTGCCAGGAAAACTTACCTATTGAAGCTGTTTATCACAG ataTATGGTACATTTGCTGGAGTTGGCTGTGACTTTCATTGAGAGATTAGAAACCCACCTTGAAACAATTAGAAATATTCCTCATTTAGCTGCAAATCTAAAGAAAATG AACCAGGCTTTAGCAAAGATGGATATATTGGTGACTGAGACAGAAGAACTGGCAGAGAATATACTCAAGTGGCGTAAACAACAAAATGAAGTTTCGTCTTGTATCCCCAAAATATTAGCTGAAGAAAGTTATCTTTATAAACATGATATTATAATGCCTCCTTTACCTTTTACTTCTAAAGTCCATGTCCAAACTATTAATGCCAAGTAG
- the HAUS2 gene encoding HAUS augmin-like complex subunit 2 isoform X3 has protein sequence MVHLLELAVTFIERLETHLETIRNIPHLAANLKKMNQALAKMDILVTETEELAENILKWRKQQNEVSSCIPKILAEESYLYKHDIIMPPLPFTSKVHVQTINAK, from the exons ATGGTACATTTGCTGGAGTTGGCTGTGACTTTCATTGAGAGATTAGAAACCCACCTTGAAACAATTAGAAATATTCCTCATTTAGCTGCAAATCTAAAGAAAATG AACCAGGCTTTAGCAAAGATGGATATATTGGTGACTGAGACAGAAGAACTGGCAGAGAATATACTCAAGTGGCGTAAACAACAAAATGAAGTTTCGTCTTGTATCCCCAAAATATTAGCTGAAGAAAGTTATCTTTATAAACATGATATTATAATGCCTCCTTTACCTTTTACTTCTAAAGTCCATGTCCAAACTATTAATGCCAAGTAG